One Patescibacteria group bacterium DNA segment encodes these proteins:
- a CDS encoding tyrosine-type recombinase/integrase, with translation LTVLFSTGLRVSELTGLTRKNIDLKRGEFMVRGKGDKPRVVFLSSDAKELLQKYFDRRTDNAEAAFISHAGPTPHEPLTPRSIQRIVQKYATSAGLVKKVTPHVLRHSFATDLLINGADIRSVQAMLGHSSITTTQIYTHLTNPQLKEVHRAFHNRRKIVKS, from the coding sequence TTCTTACGGTTTTATTCTCTACCGGTCTCCGAGTATCCGAGCTGACCGGCTTAACCCGCAAAAATATCGATCTCAAGCGAGGCGAGTTTATGGTCCGCGGCAAAGGTGACAAACCCAGGGTGGTTTTCTTGTCCAGTGACGCTAAAGAACTGCTACAAAAATATTTTGACCGGCGAACCGATAATGCCGAAGCGGCTTTTATCTCTCATGCCGGCCCGACTCCGCACGAGCCTCTAACCCCTCGTAGCATTCAACGTATCGTGCAAAAATATGCGACTTCGGCCGGGCTGGTCAAAAAAGTGACGCCCCATGTCTTGCGCCATTCGTTTGCCACCGACCTACTGATTAACGGCGCTGATATTCGTTCCGTCCAGGCTATGCTAGGACATTCTTCCATCACCACCACTCAAATCTACACCCACCTCACTAACCCCCAACTCAAAGAAGTCCATCGCGCCTTCCACAACCGCCGCAAAATCGTGAAATCCTAA